The following coding sequences are from one Lolium rigidum isolate FL_2022 chromosome 6, APGP_CSIRO_Lrig_0.1, whole genome shotgun sequence window:
- the LOC124659218 gene encoding proteinaceous RNase P 2-like, translating into MATAAAAAAATPRRRRGKGGKGPNSDLSRTLTDCTRRGDAAAAMAAFDAAVSGPDAASDLRLAAHQYNQLLHLLASADHASFPAAPPAAAARRVFAHMLEAGAAPSEATITSLARVISSNPDAADEAFQLVVTMRDKYGLAPRLRSYSPVLSAFRHAGDSTKAYAVEAHMAASAIAPEEPELAALLEVSAKAGDAGKVYEYMHKLRRAVGCVANDTAEAVEGWFRSEEAAVAGKAEWDAQQVKDAVVANGGGCHQLGWLRSGPWMVRRVKVGAGGGCGGCGCRLASVDIDMEETHTFADSVSGLALERETKANFSQFQEWLEANKQYEAIVDGANIALYQQNFAEGGFSLVQLDAVVTELRDRYNGKWPLVILHNKRVAKLMENSNNRHLIETWRANGALYTSPSGSNDDWYWLYAAIGLNCLLVTNDEMRDHIFELLGSSSFFYKWKQRHRVKYTFNKGKAVLIMPPPYSSEIQESEKGSWHVPIEDKSGDERARTWLCIDRSGLTERPHESPIANGVAQGLTPSEASNGARQRQPEDQTAPVTGKRKDRD; encoded by the exons ATGGCGACCGccgcagctgccgccgccgccacgccacgcCGCCGGCGCGGGAAGGGCGGGAAGGGCCCCAACTCCGACCTCTCCCGCACCCTCACCGACTGCACCCGCCGcggggacgccgccgccgccatggccgccttcGACGCCGCCGTCTCCGGTCCTGACGCCGCCTCCGACCTCCGCCTCGCCGCGCACCAGTACAaccagctcctccacctgctcgcCTCCGCCGACCAcgcctccttccccgccgccccacccgccgccgcggcGCGCCGCGTGTTCGCCCACATGCTGGAGGCCGGGGCGGCCCCCTccgaggccaccatcacctcgctCGCCCGCGTCATATCCTCCAACCCCGACGCCGCCGACGAGGCCTTCCAGCTCGTCGTCACCATGCGGGACAAGTACGGCCTCGCGCCGCGCCTCCGGTCCTACAGCCCCGTGCTCTCCGCGTTCCGGCACGCCGGGGACTCTACCAAGGCCTACGCCGTCGAGGCCCACATGGCAGCCTCCGCCATCGCCCCCGAGGAGCCCGAGCTGGCCGCGCTCCTCGAGGTCAGCGCCAAGGCAGGGGACGCAGGCAAGGTGTACGAGTACATGCACAAGCTGCGGCGAGCCGTCGGCTGCGTGGCCAACGACACCGCCGAGGCGGTGGAGGGGTGGTTCCGGAGCGAGGAGGCGGCAGTGGCCGGTAAGGCCGAGTGGGACGCCCAGCAGGTCAAGGACGCCGTTGTGGCGAATGGTGGCGGGTGCCATCAGCTTGGGTGGCTTCGTAGTGGCCCGTGGATGGTGCGGCGGGTGAAGGTTGGGGCGGGTGGTGGCTGCGGTGGATGCGGATGCCGCCTGGCGTCGGTTGATATTGACATGGAGGAGACGCATACGTTTGCTGATTCTGTCTCCGGGTTGGCCCTTGAGAGGGAGACCAAAGCAAATTTCAGCCAGTTTCAG GAGTGGTTGGAAGCGAATAAACAATATGAAGCTATAGTCGATGGTGCAAATATTGCGCTATATCAACAAAACTTTGCCGAAGGCGGTTTCAGTTTGGTTCAG CTGGATGCTGTTGTAACAGAGCTACGAGATAGATATAATGGCAAATGGCCACTTGTCATACTACATAATAAACGTGTCGCCAAGCTTATGGAAAATTCAAATAATAGGCATCTGATTGAAACTTGGAGAGCAAATGGAGCACTGTACACATCTCCAAGTGGGTCAAACGATGACTG GTATTGGCTATATGCAGCCATTGGGTTGAACTGTTTGCTTGTGACTAACGATGAAATGAGAGATCACATATTTGAGCTCCTAGGATCATCATCATTTTTCTACAAGTGGAAGCAACGACATCGG GTCAAGTACACTTTTAATAAAGGAAAGGCGGTGCTTATAATGCCACCCCCTTATTCTTCGGAGATTCAA GAATCCGAGAAAGGATCTTGGCATGTGCCGATTGAGGACAAGTCTGGTGACGAGAGAGCTAGGACTTGGCTTTGTATTGATAGGTCAGGTCTCACCGAACGGCCTCATGAATCTCCCATTGCGAATGGAGTTGCCCAGGGTTTAACTCCATCTGAGGCATCTAATGGAGCTCGGCAGAGGCAACCTGAAGATCAGACTGCGCCGGTAACTGGCAAAAGAAAGGATAGAGATTGA